From Ignisphaera aggregans DSM 17230, the proteins below share one genomic window:
- a CDS encoding Haloacid dehalogenase domain protein hydrolase (COGs: COG1011 hydrolase (HAD superfamily)~InterPro IPR005834~KEGG: pcl:Pcal_0554 hydrolase~PFAM: Haloacid dehalogenase domain protein hydrolase~SPTR: A3MTL4 Haloacid dehalogenase domain protein hydrolase~PFAM: haloacid dehalogenase-like hydrolase), whose protein sequence is MNTYIMIDLDHTLVISPITKVLNNIRKDLAKLAGVSEEYVHRVWLEIEARYVAISSPKAFDWNYILEEVCKALNVKYYVDIIELFYDNCKDVEVLDNAYTVLEMLRSMGYILVLSTNGLSKYQLCVIKEVQLDKYFDYMVFPDTIGCLKNCRRFYEEFASRGKVITVGDSYFFDVYYPKLFGFKSIFVYRGYMEDIFTRIFRIDTSIEPDATINNLQNLPRILPNIESS, encoded by the coding sequence GTGAATACATATATTATGATTGATCTTGATCATACACTTGTCATCTCACCTATAACTAAAGTACTTAACAATATTCGTAAAGATTTAGCTAAACTTGCAGGGGTATCAGAAGAATATGTACATAGGGTGTGGCTTGAAATTGAAGCTAGATATGTGGCTATATCCTCTCCAAAAGCTTTTGACTGGAACTATATTTTGGAGGAGGTTTGTAAGGCGCTTAATGTGAAATACTATGTTGATATAATTGAACTATTTTATGATAATTGTAAAGATGTTGAAGTTCTTGATAATGCATATACTGTGCTAGAGATGCTTAGATCGATGGGCTATATTCTTGTTCTCTCAACAAATGGTCTATCTAAATATCAGCTATGTGTAATTAAGGAAGTGCAACTCGATAAATACTTCGATTATATGGTCTTCCCCGATACTATTGGATGTCTTAAGAACTGTAGAAGGTTTTATGAAGAGTTTGCAAGTAGGGGTAAGGTGATTACTGTTGGCGATAGCTATTTCTTTGATGTCTATTATCCTAAGTTATTTGGATTCAAATCTATTTTTGTGTATAGAGGATATATGGAGGATATATTTACAAGAATCTTCAGGATAGATACATCAATAGAACCTGATGCAACAATAAATAATCTACAGAATCTTCCAAGGATTCTACCAAATATTGAAAGTAGCTAA
- a CDS encoding hypothetical protein (KEGG: bfs:BF2904 putative methyltransferase~SPTR: Q5LBC2 Putative methyltransferase~PFAM: Uroporphyrinogen decarboxylase (URO-D)) yields MYYVDEMKPRDRVLISLRHEEPDRIPIDLGSTHVSTLNPLCYRDLRKYLGLSERPARVKDVVAQLTEIDVELINLFHVDLIDVNRHLPPTNTEVYYRDVFYQCMSCIYRDNVSGKAEVYEPIWKIWTHSYFGFLEEIPACIDINVEGNNIAIYLYKTVLLGKGSVSGTTFSPPDAHGINPLANAQSVEDVKRFDWDVFKVSDRYVQFLREKAEYLYRNTDYALVFSLAGRMHAWAQALRGWTRWLSDLRLKKTLAEAVLDNIVDVLMYNVKKYIDAFGEYVQVIGFADDLGTEEGPQISVQVFRDMYKHRYEEIFSYIKKHSKMYIFLHSDGAIFPLIKEFIDIGLDIINPIQLSAKGMDPERLKKEYGEQITFWGGGADVQRVLPFAKSDEVIQHVKNLIKIFAPNGGFIFATTHNIQPPTPPENIVLTFKTAYEYGKYPIR; encoded by the coding sequence ATGTACTATGTCGATGAGATGAAACCTAGGGATAGAGTCTTAATATCGTTAAGGCATGAGGAGCCTGATAGAATTCCAATAGATTTAGGTTCTACACATGTCTCAACATTGAATCCTTTGTGTTATAGAGATCTAAGGAAATATCTTGGATTATCTGAGAGACCTGCTAGGGTAAAGGATGTTGTGGCACAGCTTACAGAGATAGATGTGGAATTGATTAATTTATTCCATGTCGATCTAATTGATGTTAATAGACATCTACCTCCGACAAATACAGAAGTCTATTATCGTGATGTCTTTTATCAATGTATGTCATGTATATATAGAGATAATGTATCGGGTAAGGCAGAGGTATATGAACCTATATGGAAGATATGGACTCATAGTTATTTTGGTTTCTTAGAAGAGATACCTGCATGTATAGATATCAATGTAGAAGGAAATAATATAGCTATATACCTCTATAAAACTGTTTTACTTGGTAAAGGATCTGTATCTGGAACAACATTTTCTCCACCTGATGCTCATGGAATAAATCCTTTGGCTAATGCACAAAGTGTTGAAGATGTTAAGAGATTTGATTGGGATGTTTTTAAGGTTAGTGATAGATATGTACAATTTCTTAGAGAAAAAGCTGAGTATCTGTATAGGAATACGGATTACGCATTGGTATTTTCGTTAGCTGGACGAATGCATGCATGGGCACAAGCTCTAAGGGGATGGACAAGATGGCTCTCCGATTTAAGACTTAAGAAGACTTTGGCTGAAGCTGTACTTGATAATATAGTGGATGTACTTATGTATAATGTAAAGAAGTATATAGATGCATTTGGAGAATATGTACAGGTTATAGGGTTTGCTGATGATCTTGGTACAGAGGAAGGTCCTCAGATATCTGTTCAAGTGTTTAGAGATATGTATAAACATAGATATGAAGAGATTTTTAGCTATATAAAGAAACACTCAAAGATGTACATATTCCTACATAGTGATGGAGCTATATTTCCATTAATAAAAGAGTTTATAGATATTGGACTAGATATCATCAACCCTATACAGCTATCTGCAAAGGGCATGGATCCAGAAAGACTTAAGAAGGAATATGGTGAACAAATAACATTCTGGGGTGGTGGTGCAGATGTTCAACGTGTTCTACCTTTTGCTAAATCTGATGAAGTTATTCAACATGTAAAGAATCTAATAAAGATATTTGCACCCAATGGAGGATTCATATTTGCTACAACACATAATATACAGCCACCCACACCACCGGAAAACATAGTCTTAACATTCAAAACCGCTTATGAATATGGGAAATATCCTATAAGGTGA
- a CDS encoding MscS Mechanosensitive ion channel (InterPro IPR006685~KEGG: dka:DKAM_0451 hypothetical protein~PFAM: MscS Mechanosensitive ion channel~SPTR: B8D3U6 Putative membrane protein~PFAM: Mechanosensitive ion channel), with amino-acid sequence MDGIWDIIAPALQTLLFRLIAVAIVAIATYIIVKALSKIVTYFLRGAEAEYLARIVETTKIAIYILAAIIIAAIIAPEVQVFTVIIFLMGLALIVMFADAIRNLGSEFFIRTRGIIKKGDWIEIEGISIRVLELGSIGIIGETPRLERVFVPYSRIINNIVINRTTPLGLALRVYVLVPTSYSIEMVRNSLYKAVEKIKEDLATEPDITYIGTKEDKLNFVIDMHIWNYRKVNKIVEELNKSIMELLPDAIMKT; translated from the coding sequence ATGGATGGTATATGGGATATAATAGCACCAGCACTGCAAACATTGTTATTCAGATTAATAGCGGTTGCAATTGTAGCAATAGCAACATATATAATAGTTAAGGCGCTATCAAAGATAGTTACATACTTTTTAAGAGGCGCAGAGGCAGAATATCTAGCTAGAATAGTTGAAACAACAAAGATAGCTATATATATACTTGCTGCAATTATTATAGCAGCAATTATTGCCCCTGAGGTACAGGTATTTACAGTAATTATATTCTTAATGGGGTTAGCTCTAATAGTAATGTTTGCTGATGCTATAAGAAACCTGGGTTCAGAGTTTTTTATAAGAACTAGAGGTATTATTAAAAAGGGAGACTGGATAGAGATAGAAGGTATTTCAATTAGAGTTTTAGAACTAGGTTCAATAGGTATAATTGGTGAGACACCTAGATTAGAGAGAGTTTTTGTTCCATATTCAAGAATTATAAACAACATTGTAATTAATAGAACTACACCTCTCGGACTAGCTCTAAGGGTATATGTTTTAGTACCAACTAGCTATAGTATAGAGATGGTTCGTAACTCTCTATATAAAGCTGTTGAAAAGATTAAAGAAGATCTTGCAACAGAGCCTGATATAACCTATATAGGAACTAAAGAGGATAAATTAAACTTCGTTATAGATATGCATATATGGAACTATAGAAAGGTAAATAAAATTGTTGAGGAGCTAAATAAATCTATAATGGAGCTACTACCCGATGCAATCATGAAGACATAG
- a CDS encoding hypothetical protein (KEGG: dka:DKAM_0453 hypothetical protein~SPTR: B8D3U8 Putative uncharacterized protein): MVDLLSRWHDRRKVLLSLIFYTSNAKNIEKSKKISDNIRKRIEIAETYVLYYGLEKPKAISSIPLYVVKTPFSRGEALLAGIRISLSNIIALINLDSKCFSLDIIERSLEKILNGEALLNISSPLTNERLSEIYRKYLHDISTLVPMITELLYPSYSFIVALKKFLVDVPHSYWNIEHFAFLRISSQSSRGIAIDNKCIDNIDSIRGYEEYVVRDLIKKLIVYASTLNIVERDRVDTYLDKLGVKV; encoded by the coding sequence ATGGTTGATCTACTTAGCAGATGGCATGATAGGAGAAAGGTGTTACTATCATTAATATTCTATACTTCGAATGCAAAGAATATTGAAAAATCTAAAAAGATTAGTGATAATATTAGGAAGAGAATTGAAATAGCAGAAACATATGTATTATACTATGGTTTAGAGAAACCTAAAGCTATATCATCTATACCGCTATATGTTGTTAAAACACCCTTTAGTAGAGGGGAAGCACTTCTAGCTGGAATAAGGATTTCTCTAAGTAATATAATTGCACTTATAAATCTAGACTCTAAATGTTTCTCGTTAGATATAATAGAGAGATCTCTTGAAAAGATATTAAATGGTGAAGCATTGCTGAATATCTCATCTCCATTAACAAACGAAAGACTTTCAGAAATCTATAGAAAGTATCTTCACGATATATCAACATTAGTACCCATGATAACAGAACTTCTATATCCATCATATTCATTTATAGTAGCATTAAAGAAATTCTTAGTAGATGTACCACATAGCTACTGGAATATTGAGCATTTTGCTTTTCTTAGAATATCTAGTCAAAGCTCTAGAGGTATAGCAATCGATAATAAATGTATTGACAATATAGATTCTATAAGAGGATATGAAGAATATGTTGTTAGAGACTTAATTAAGAAGCTTATAGTATATGCATCTACATTAAATATTGTGGAGAGAGATAGAGTGGATACCTATTTAGATAAACTAGGTGTGAAAGTATGA
- a CDS encoding conserved hypothetical protein (KEGG: tpe:Tpen_1759 hypothetical protein~SPTR: A1S124 Putative uncharacterized protein): MSSEVSSQIVTSKSSVWEEATIEEIVYAIAHLAHAEQHLLEIDTAQGKPILTPLINSLRMNRKIIGETLFTLIGINEKSSGAQFRQKAESLWCTLKHLSMAMIHCDEVAEKIIKRLLDEIKMNNASDSAKTLALHITNIYNVRNEIRNTIIKLLTEVPKNIDLVDTVRCREDLCIETEPNLNK, from the coding sequence ATGTCTTCAGAAGTTTCATCACAAATTGTGACATCTAAGAGTAGCGTATGGGAGGAGGCAACAATAGAGGAGATAGTCTATGCAATAGCACATTTGGCCCACGCTGAACAGCATCTCTTAGAGATAGATACAGCCCAAGGAAAGCCTATACTGACACCTCTTATAAATAGTCTTAGAATGAATAGAAAAATCATTGGAGAAACACTATTTACTCTAATAGGAATAAATGAAAAAAGCAGTGGAGCACAATTTCGACAAAAAGCTGAAAGCCTTTGGTGCACCCTAAAACATCTATCTATGGCAATGATACATTGTGATGAGGTTGCAGAGAAAATTATAAAGAGATTATTAGATGAGATAAAGATGAATAATGCTAGTGATTCTGCAAAGACTTTGGCTCTACATATAACGAATATATATAATGTTAGAAACGAAATTAGAAACACCATAATTAAGTTATTAACGGAGGTTCCAAAGAATATAGACCTTGTAGACACGGTTCGCTGTAGAGAAGATCTATGTATAGAAACGGAACCAAATTTAAATAAATAA
- a CDS encoding conserved hypothetical protein (KEGG: dka:DKAM_0452 hypothetical protein~SPTR: B8D3U7 Putative uncharacterized protein), giving the protein MRIAIITGKRFIRTAIEIISSLRFKPYIHIFSVDEEIRAIAEKISAKFTKIRSIDDIYVHEELENFDMAIIAMDEDYDGINAARALKTMGIPTIMLILNESINRDIPEREGIKYIVGIDNYVLGNIASFIALDTWIFMNVLNYLNLGIAVHRVARRGTIGVFLKELREVARERNIGLIVLNKIGKIVEDENYEIEQGDTIIVIGIGDELYRGVNDIERIFRKHEEILARRYTETFRISTRPIG; this is encoded by the coding sequence ATGAGAATAGCTATCATCACTGGTAAGAGGTTTATTAGAACAGCGATAGAAATTATATCCTCCTTAAGGTTTAAACCATATATACATATATTTAGTGTAGATGAGGAGATTAGAGCCATAGCCGAGAAAATCTCAGCTAAATTTACAAAGATTAGAAGCATAGACGATATATATGTTCATGAAGAGCTTGAGAATTTTGATATGGCTATTATAGCTATGGATGAGGATTATGATGGCATTAATGCTGCAAGAGCTTTAAAAACTATGGGAATACCAACAATAATGCTCATACTAAATGAATCGATTAATAGAGATATACCGGAGAGAGAAGGTATCAAATATATTGTTGGTATAGATAATTATGTTCTCGGCAATATAGCATCATTTATAGCTCTAGATACATGGATATTCATGAATGTTTTAAACTATTTAAATCTTGGAATAGCTGTACATAGGGTTGCTAGAAGAGGTACTATAGGAGTATTCCTAAAAGAGCTTAGGGAGGTAGCTAGAGAGAGAAACATAGGATTGATAGTGTTAAATAAAATTGGTAAGATAGTTGAGGATGAAAATTATGAGATAGAACAGGGAGATACAATTATAGTTATAGGAATAGGTGATGAACTATATAGAGGTGTTAACGATATAGAGAGGATATTTAGAAAACACGAAGAAATATTAGCTAGAAGATATACTGAGACATTTAGAATTTCAACAAGACCCATAGGGTAG
- a CDS encoding permease of the major facilitator superfamily protein (KEGG: dka:DKAM_0450 permeases of the major facilitator superfamily protein~SPTR: B8D3U5 Permeases of the major facilitator superfamily protein) — MSTLSSEEIFKDTWIKRWIFHSIFYNFSVIIASVFYQAYAIRVLNYSIDELGTLTFINIAMIALGNFIGLPILYRYRNVRVLIWKFFTSMNLISWSLTGFVDVLKIRSLLYGLVAIAQFSGAVGGLAYSDTIADIIPKEKSLGIFSKVNTYVTASSFIALTTSTLIFWLLGSNISSYRICYTMALTAAIISIIFLSILWEKNIRNSIKQKMRDIITSYLKIVNDDGMRGYIIFFLILTVFTNIPAAIWNYYILKIFNGSETWISINNISSTLATVLGNYTFSRIYHRLKPRNVLIYSIIPISFIPIFFLLSPTVIHQALLNFYSGFSWAAFNLVAGIYNLYLPKESDRIYLLSLLGIVNNLAAASASKLGAYIASINILLMQLIFIVSGVGRLLAFIYGRKRLPSL; from the coding sequence TTGTCTACTTTGTCCTCGGAGGAGATATTTAAGGATACATGGATTAAGAGATGGATTTTTCACTCCATATTCTATAACTTTTCTGTGATTATAGCTTCAGTTTTTTATCAAGCATATGCCATTAGAGTATTGAATTACAGTATTGATGAACTGGGTACACTAACCTTTATAAATATTGCTATGATAGCATTAGGAAACTTTATAGGGCTGCCTATATTGTATAGATATAGAAATGTAAGAGTATTGATATGGAAGTTCTTCACCTCAATGAATCTAATTTCTTGGAGCTTAACAGGATTTGTGGATGTATTAAAAATTAGATCGCTATTATATGGTTTAGTAGCTATAGCACAATTTTCTGGAGCTGTTGGTGGATTAGCATATTCTGATACTATTGCTGATATTATACCTAAGGAGAAATCATTGGGTATTTTTAGCAAAGTAAATACATATGTAACAGCATCTTCCTTTATAGCATTAACTACAAGCACATTGATCTTCTGGTTGTTGGGATCGAATATCTCTAGCTACAGAATTTGCTATACGATGGCATTAACTGCTGCAATAATTTCAATAATATTCTTATCGATTCTTTGGGAGAAAAATATTAGAAATTCAATAAAACAGAAGATGAGGGATATTATTACTAGTTATTTAAAGATAGTTAATGATGATGGTATGAGAGGATACATAATATTCTTCCTAATATTAACAGTATTTACAAATATTCCTGCAGCTATATGGAATTACTATATCCTTAAAATATTCAATGGATCAGAAACATGGATATCAATAAACAATATATCTAGCACTTTAGCTACTGTTCTTGGTAACTACACATTTAGTAGAATATATCATAGACTAAAGCCAAGAAATGTTCTTATCTATAGCATTATACCAATATCGTTTATACCAATATTCTTCTTATTATCCCCAACGGTTATTCACCAAGCACTACTCAATTTCTATTCCGGATTTAGCTGGGCAGCATTTAATCTAGTTGCAGGTATATATAATCTATATCTACCTAAGGAAAGTGATAGAATATATCTATTATCATTACTAGGAATAGTAAATAATCTAGCAGCAGCATCAGCATCTAAACTGGGGGCATATATAGCATCAATAAATATACTGCTAATGCAGTTAATATTTATAGTATCCGGTGTTGGAAGACTGTTAGCATTTATCTATGGTAGAAAGAGGCTTCCATCACTATAA
- a CDS encoding hypothetical protein (KEGG: dka:DKAM_0572 hypothetical protein~SPTR: B8D467 Putative uncharacterized protein) has protein sequence MLWIIIASLAYGILAFLDPFLFTYIAYNLSVSGLYLGILNALWSISYIVSNRLLNNFADSGHNKLLLAISILSISISMPMLSNLNLLNGVIAYVLHSISMASMNLSLSVTLLEYIDSEMWKNITSLQKALSNITRGMMLLIAAFFRSVLTIENMIIIAIIFSVLSLLAMPSILFTFERNMFRFYRNLRSLSLYLKASSSLMFIDRPKVAISIFEKYWNYGQTISIPRIIIAVLMVTALGDYIFTVIPYVLRNIVSLQGMWIAYGIAAILSALILLIVVNAEWSSKSLALGLIMSRMLILIIGFNYVRNETTLTLYIVVSSLLFLLIDVTLYNYFIEGSAGFNTSLYFISREIGSIVGSILGGIFIGFGTNTYLLVSLVIGIVPIILLI, from the coding sequence TTGTTATGGATAATAATAGCATCATTAGCATATGGAATACTTGCATTTCTAGATCCATTTCTATTTACATACATAGCATACAACCTTAGTGTCTCAGGACTATATCTAGGTATACTTAATGCCTTATGGAGCATCAGTTATATCGTATCTAATAGACTTCTAAATAATTTTGCTGATAGTGGTCATAACAAGTTGTTATTAGCAATTTCAATACTATCTATATCTATATCCATGCCTATGCTCAGCAATCTTAATCTTTTGAATGGTGTTATAGCATATGTGTTACATTCAATATCTATGGCATCTATGAATCTCTCACTATCTGTAACACTACTTGAGTATATAGATAGTGAGATGTGGAAAAACATTACATCTCTTCAGAAAGCACTAAGTAATATTACACGGGGTATGATGTTATTGATAGCTGCATTCTTTAGAAGTGTGCTAACCATTGAGAATATGATAATAATTGCAATAATATTTTCAGTATTATCATTATTAGCTATGCCATCGATATTATTTACCTTTGAGAGAAACATGTTTAGATTCTATAGAAATCTAAGATCTTTAAGTCTATATCTTAAGGCCTCATCATCATTAATGTTTATTGATAGACCAAAGGTCGCTATAAGTATCTTTGAGAAGTATTGGAATTATGGTCAAACAATCTCTATTCCAAGGATAATAATAGCTGTGTTAATGGTAACAGCTTTAGGAGACTACATATTTACAGTAATTCCCTATGTACTTAGAAACATAGTTAGTTTACAAGGTATGTGGATAGCATATGGTATAGCAGCTATACTTTCTGCACTGATATTATTAATTGTGGTTAATGCTGAGTGGAGTAGTAAGTCGTTGGCACTAGGATTAATTATGTCAAGAATGTTAATTTTAATTATAGGTTTTAATTATGTTAGAAATGAAACGACTTTAACACTCTATATAGTTGTATCGTCACTACTATTTTTATTAATAGATGTAACTCTATATAATTACTTTATAGAGGGTTCAGCAGGTTTTAATACATCTCTATACTTTATCTCTAGAGAAATTGGCTCGATAGTAGGATCTATATTGGGCGGGATATTCATAGGTTTTGGAACTAATACCTATCTATTAGTTTCTTTAGTTATTGGTATAGTGCCAATAATACTTCTGATTTAA
- a CDS encoding RNA methylase, NOL1/NOP2/sun family (COGs: COG0144 tRNA and rRNA cytosine-C5-methylase~InterPro IPR001678:IPR011023~KEGG: hbu:Hbut_0511 tRNA and rRNA cytosine-C5-methylase~PFAM: Fmu (Sun) domain protein~SPTR: A2BK62 tRNA and rRNA cytosine-C5-methylase~TIGRFAM: RNA methylase, NOL1/NOP2/sun family~PFAM: NOL1/NOP2/sun family~TIGRFAM: ribosomal RNA small subunit methyltransferase RsmB; NOL1/NOP2/sun family putative RNA methylase), which translates to MSYITITARDIEALVKAIKLGEEVKPSQQAKRDVFREYGISGTVNDRILTAIYYDIWKRIGIIDRIICELTGVSNVAVLDPWLRAALRVAIEILLFERFLKESRYRDAKNIFIKYLKGRIAGFLSRVTHPYVGMYFWEMVDKISTYRLEIKDLYGDLEVRYMVSRFIIDKIIKLVGIDEAKSILREFNSRYPISIRVNILKCSVDEVLNVLRSEGINAEIGKYVKTVIKFKGPYDFDRSSLYREGKIVIQDEASALASILLDPKPGEVVIDLCAAPGGKTEHMGELMNNTGIIYAFDIDKTRIKRMQEILNRCGISIVKIFNEDARKATEILGRNIADKVLVDAPCTSSGTIMKNQELRWRITEDEVNKAAKLQYELLETAIELVKPGGKILYTTCSLFREENEDVIEKVLRNHSNVKIVPINGPLDPGFIAGTMRAWPHRHKLIGFFYALLQKI; encoded by the coding sequence ATGAGCTATATAACGATAACAGCAAGAGATATTGAAGCATTGGTAAAGGCTATAAAGCTTGGTGAGGAAGTTAAACCTAGTCAACAAGCTAAACGTGATGTGTTTAGAGAATATGGGATTAGTGGTACAGTTAATGATAGGATTTTGACAGCTATATACTATGATATATGGAAGAGAATTGGAATAATAGATAGAATTATCTGTGAACTAACAGGGGTTAGCAATGTAGCTGTTCTCGATCCTTGGCTTCGTGCTGCTCTGAGAGTTGCTATAGAGATTCTATTATTTGAAAGATTCTTAAAGGAAAGCCGATATAGAGATGCAAAGAATATCTTCATAAAATATCTTAAGGGTAGGATAGCCGGCTTTCTCTCAAGGGTTACTCATCCATATGTCGGTATGTATTTCTGGGAAATGGTAGATAAGATCTCTACATATAGACTTGAGATAAAGGATCTATATGGAGATCTTGAGGTTAGATACATGGTATCAAGGTTTATAATAGATAAGATTATAAAGCTTGTTGGAATTGATGAAGCTAAGAGTATTCTTAGAGAGTTCAACTCTAGATATCCTATCTCAATACGTGTAAATATTCTGAAGTGTAGTGTTGATGAGGTTTTAAATGTACTTAGAAGTGAAGGTATTAATGCTGAGATCGGTAAATATGTTAAGACCGTTATAAAGTTTAAAGGGCCATATGATTTTGATAGATCTTCTCTATATAGAGAGGGGAAGATAGTGATTCAAGATGAAGCTTCAGCACTTGCATCAATATTGCTAGATCCAAAACCTGGAGAAGTTGTTATCGATCTATGTGCTGCTCCTGGTGGAAAGACTGAGCATATGGGTGAGCTTATGAATAATACTGGCATTATCTATGCTTTTGATATAGATAAGACTAGGATTAAGCGTATGCAAGAGATATTGAATAGATGTGGAATCAGCATTGTAAAGATATTTAATGAAGATGCGAGAAAAGCTACAGAGATCTTAGGTAGGAATATAGCTGATAAGGTATTGGTAGATGCTCCATGTACCTCTAGTGGTACAATAATGAAGAATCAGGAGCTTAGATGGCGAATAACAGAGGATGAAGTAAATAAGGCAGCAAAACTCCAATATGAGCTTTTGGAAACAGCGATAGAACTTGTTAAACCTGGTGGAAAGATTCTTTATACAACATGTTCATTATTTAGAGAAGAGAATGAAGATGTTATTGAGAAGGTACTTAGAAACCATAGCAATGTTAAGATAGTGCCAATAAATGGCCCACTAGATCCAGGGTTTATCGCAGGGACTATGAGAGCTTGGCCACATAGACATAAACTTATAGGATTCTTTTACGCACTACTTCAAAAGATTTAG